A stretch of Spirosoma oryzicola DNA encodes these proteins:
- a CDS encoding tetratricopeptide repeat protein — translation MNTSYRFCLTRQLIGLVGGLSMVLWLSCTPALAQRKRAKADSTIAKPGSGSTTTVRMEEETLFAEGMRYMMTDEPAKAIAQFTKILQKYPNNAAAQYSTANALLKSGKVTEAIPHASKAYSLDKENKFYSLLLAELYVKQKRYGEAEELYEALLKKGVENAEYGVELAAIYLFDEKPDKALETYDKVERELGLNEEITRQKQRIYLKQNKIDKAIAEAEKLVASEPSDPDYLLEGAEMLVANDRTDQAIVWIDKALKLNADLPQAHVLLADIYRKKGDMDRVSKELNQVLSNPNLEAGLKARILSSYVGMTGENATAQKDALAMAQNLAKTSPNDPKTQVMVADLLMQQGKKVEARDAYAKAARLDGSIYEVWGALLQLDGELNQVDSLLTHSQQALEVFPTQGLFWYSNGSANLFKRKYQEAVDAFEESKKLLAATSNTELKRGIDAQLGDAYNGLGDYAKSDEAYEAVLKADPLNDHVLNNYSYFLSLRKANLPRAQQLAQKLVERHPTNATYLDTYAWVLYVAKDYAKAKQYLEKAVADPAGASGTIIEHYGDVLYQLGQHDKAAEQWKLAKTKGGGSPDLDKKIASGKL, via the coding sequence ATGAATACGTCATATAGATTTTGCCTTACTCGTCAACTAATCGGGCTGGTTGGTGGCCTGAGTATGGTGCTATGGCTCAGCTGTACACCAGCGCTGGCTCAGCGCAAACGCGCTAAAGCGGATTCAACCATTGCCAAGCCGGGTTCTGGCTCAACCACTACGGTGCGCATGGAGGAAGAAACGCTCTTTGCCGAGGGAATGCGGTACATGATGACTGACGAACCGGCAAAGGCAATTGCGCAGTTCACTAAAATTCTCCAAAAGTACCCCAACAATGCAGCGGCTCAGTATTCTACCGCCAATGCGTTGCTGAAAAGCGGAAAAGTCACCGAGGCTATTCCGCATGCGTCTAAAGCGTATTCGCTGGATAAAGAAAATAAATTTTACTCGCTCCTGCTGGCCGAACTCTACGTTAAACAGAAACGCTACGGCGAAGCGGAAGAACTTTACGAAGCGTTGCTGAAAAAGGGCGTTGAAAATGCGGAGTACGGTGTTGAACTGGCTGCTATCTACCTCTTCGACGAAAAACCCGACAAAGCGCTTGAAACGTACGATAAGGTTGAGCGAGAACTGGGTTTAAACGAGGAAATCACCCGGCAAAAGCAGCGGATCTACCTCAAGCAGAACAAAATCGATAAAGCCATTGCGGAGGCTGAAAAATTAGTGGCTTCCGAACCAAGTGATCCTGACTATTTGCTCGAAGGAGCCGAAATGCTCGTAGCCAACGACCGCACTGACCAAGCCATAGTCTGGATCGACAAGGCACTGAAACTTAACGCCGACTTACCACAAGCGCATGTCCTGCTCGCCGATATCTACCGCAAAAAAGGCGACATGGACCGCGTCAGTAAAGAACTAAACCAGGTTCTGTCTAATCCAAATCTGGAAGCCGGTTTAAAAGCCCGAATCTTATCAAGCTACGTTGGTATGACGGGTGAAAATGCAACGGCCCAGAAGGATGCGCTGGCAATGGCGCAGAATCTGGCCAAAACGTCACCCAACGATCCCAAAACGCAGGTGATGGTCGCTGACTTACTAATGCAGCAGGGTAAAAAAGTTGAAGCGCGGGATGCGTACGCTAAAGCGGCTCGCCTGGATGGGTCAATCTACGAAGTGTGGGGTGCGTTGCTGCAATTGGATGGCGAGCTAAATCAGGTTGACAGTTTGCTCACGCATTCGCAGCAGGCACTCGAAGTGTTTCCAACGCAGGGTCTGTTCTGGTACTCCAATGGCTCAGCCAACTTGTTTAAACGGAAGTATCAGGAAGCCGTTGATGCATTCGAAGAAAGCAAAAAGCTGCTGGCGGCTACCAGTAACACCGAGCTTAAGCGCGGTATCGACGCTCAGCTCGGCGACGCATACAACGGCCTCGGCGACTATGCCAAGTCGGACGAAGCGTACGAAGCCGTGTTGAAAGCCGACCCGCTAAACGATCATGTGCTGAATAACTACAGCTATTTTCTATCGTTACGGAAGGCGAACTTACCGCGTGCACAGCAACTAGCTCAGAAACTCGTCGAACGGCATCCCACCAACGCGACGTACTTGGATACATACGCCTGGGTTCTTTACGTAGCGAAAGACTACGCAAAGGCGAAGCAGTACTTGGAAAAAGCGGTGGCTGATCCGGCTGGTGCCAGCGGTACAATTATTGAACACTACGGCGATGTTTTATATCAACTCGGTCAGCACGACAAAGCGGCTGAACAGTGGAAACTCGCTAAAACGAAGGGTGGAGGCAGCCCGGATCTAGATAAGAAAATTGCCAGCGGAAAGTTGTAA
- the rocD gene encoding ornithine--oxo-acid transaminase, with product MDTTMPISATDQAMQLEWNYGAHNYHPIPAVLTRGEGVFVWDVEDKRYFDFLSAYSAVSQGHCHPRIISAMIRQAQRLTLTSRAFYNDKTGLCEKYLCDYFGYDKALLMNSGAEGGETALKLTRKWAYKVKGILQNEAKTVYAAGNFWGRTLAAISSSTDASSTNDFGPLLPGYIIIPYNDLNALEETFKSDPNIAGFMVEPIQGEAGVVVPHEGYLRGVRKLCTKYNVLFIADEVQTGIGRTGKRVACDHEEVKPDVLVLGKALSGGTMPVSAVLTSDEVMLTIKPGEHGSTYGGNPLACVVTMEALQVVEDEKLAENAQAMGEVFRARMTALSHKTDLVKSVRGKGLLNAIVITERPDLGAETAWEICLKLKDNGLLTKPTHGDKIRFAPPLVISEDQMHEACDIIEKTMLAF from the coding sequence ATGGATACGACAATGCCAATCTCTGCCACCGACCAGGCTATGCAACTGGAATGGAACTACGGCGCTCACAATTATCACCCGATCCCGGCTGTATTGACGCGGGGCGAAGGGGTCTTTGTCTGGGATGTGGAGGATAAACGTTATTTCGATTTTCTGTCGGCTTATAGTGCCGTGAGTCAGGGGCATTGTCATCCGCGAATTATCAGCGCCATGATTCGGCAGGCTCAACGGCTGACGCTTACGTCACGGGCTTTTTACAACGATAAAACCGGCCTGTGCGAAAAGTACCTGTGTGATTATTTTGGGTACGACAAAGCACTGCTGATGAATTCCGGAGCCGAAGGTGGAGAAACGGCCCTTAAACTAACGCGCAAATGGGCGTACAAAGTGAAAGGCATTCTGCAGAATGAAGCAAAAACTGTTTACGCTGCCGGTAATTTCTGGGGTCGTACATTAGCGGCTATCTCCTCCTCGACGGATGCGAGTAGTACCAACGACTTTGGGCCGCTCTTACCCGGCTACATCATTATTCCCTACAATGACCTGAACGCATTAGAAGAAACCTTCAAGAGCGATCCGAACATTGCGGGTTTTATGGTCGAACCCATTCAGGGCGAAGCGGGCGTGGTTGTTCCCCACGAAGGCTACTTGCGTGGTGTTCGTAAATTATGCACGAAATACAATGTTCTGTTCATTGCCGATGAGGTTCAAACGGGTATCGGTCGTACGGGTAAACGCGTGGCCTGCGATCACGAAGAAGTGAAGCCGGATGTACTCGTGCTGGGCAAAGCACTTTCGGGCGGAACGATGCCCGTTTCGGCGGTACTGACATCTGATGAAGTGATGCTGACCATTAAGCCGGGCGAACACGGTAGCACCTACGGGGGCAATCCGCTGGCCTGTGTCGTAACAATGGAAGCACTTCAGGTGGTGGAAGACGAAAAACTAGCTGAAAATGCGCAGGCGATGGGCGAAGTTTTTCGCGCCCGAATGACGGCACTGAGCCACAAAACGGATTTGGTGAAGTCGGTTCGTGGTAAGGGATTACTCAACGCGATTGTCATTACCGAACGGCCTGATCTGGGCGCTGAAACAGCCTGGGAGATCTGTCTAAAGCTAAAAGATAACGGTTTGCTGACCAAGCCGACGCACGGTGATAAGATCCGGTTCGCGCCACCGCTGGTTATCAGTGAGGACCAGATGCACGAAGCCTGCGATATTATCGAGAAGACAATGCTCGCATTTTAA
- a CDS encoding WD40/YVTN/BNR-like repeat-containing protein, whose protein sequence is MKQTILSCLAYFTVAFSTFAQWQPQLVQTDASFRAVSVASPDIAWIGGTKGTFVRTTDGGKTWQTGTVSDAQACDFRDVQAVDEQTAYLMSAGPAEKGQARIYKTTNGGQTWSLLYQTQQQGVFFDGIDFWDKQHGIVLSDPIDGKWFILTTDDGGQTWKQVPAGNLPPMQPNEAAFAASGTSLIVQGKRDAWIVSGGGTNGRVFHSKDRGQTWTVTNTPLPAGEATGLFGARFFSEKAGVVVGGNYKQEQQPGPNAAITRDGGQSWQLLAPTNPPGLKEAVALIPGDRLLAVGPSGTSLSADQGQTWQKLDNDGFHSLACAKGTCYAVGAKGKIAVQRFK, encoded by the coding sequence ATGAAGCAAACCATTCTTTCTTGTTTAGCCTATTTCACGGTCGCGTTTTCGACATTTGCTCAGTGGCAACCCCAATTGGTACAAACGGATGCCAGTTTCCGGGCGGTGAGCGTAGCCAGTCCTGACATTGCCTGGATCGGCGGAACCAAAGGAACCTTTGTTCGTACCACAGACGGCGGAAAAACCTGGCAAACCGGTACCGTTTCCGACGCACAAGCCTGTGACTTTCGCGATGTGCAGGCCGTTGACGAGCAAACTGCTTACCTGATGAGCGCTGGCCCTGCCGAGAAAGGCCAGGCCCGGATCTATAAAACGACCAACGGTGGCCAAACCTGGTCGCTGCTGTACCAGACGCAGCAACAAGGCGTTTTTTTCGACGGTATCGACTTTTGGGACAAGCAGCATGGCATTGTGCTTAGTGATCCTATCGATGGCAAATGGTTTATCCTGACGACCGACGACGGTGGACAAACCTGGAAACAGGTCCCCGCCGGTAACCTGCCCCCAATGCAACCCAACGAGGCCGCCTTTGCCGCTAGTGGAACCAGCCTTATTGTTCAGGGCAAGCGCGATGCCTGGATCGTATCGGGGGGCGGAACAAATGGTCGCGTTTTTCACTCCAAAGATCGAGGTCAGACATGGACTGTTACGAATACACCCCTTCCAGCGGGAGAAGCTACGGGTTTGTTCGGCGCACGTTTTTTCAGCGAGAAGGCCGGAGTCGTAGTTGGCGGTAACTATAAACAGGAACAGCAGCCAGGACCCAATGCGGCTATCACCCGCGACGGAGGACAATCCTGGCAACTCCTGGCACCGACCAACCCACCGGGTCTCAAAGAGGCCGTCGCCCTAATTCCCGGCGACCGTCTGCTCGCGGTTGGTCCTTCGGGCACAAGCTTATCGGCTGACCAAGGTCAAACCTGGCAGAAATTAGATAACGACGGTTTTCACTCGCTTGCCTGCGCTAAAGGGACCTGCTACGCCGTGGGCGCTAAGGGTAAGATAGCCGTGCAACGGTTCAAGTAA
- a CDS encoding cellulose synthase family protein: MEITVLLLYGLALMLLFLYNCGQLSLIIIYLRSERKRRAAVLSASSSDTLPRVTIQLPVYNELYVIERLIDAVVQLNYPKDKLDIQVLDDSTDETVQIISAKVNEYQSQGFDIEHVRRPVRKGFKAGALAYGLEFAKGEFIAIFDADFVPDPNFLLKTVPHFSDPKVAIVQTRWEHLNEDFSLMTQLQAFGLNAHFTIEQSGRYAAGFLANFNGTGGVWRKVAIADAGGWQSDTLTEDLDLSYRAQLRGWKFVYREDVGSPAELPVAMNALKSQQYRWMKGAAECARKLFVKVLRSPNTSFAMKLHAFFHLFSSATFILVLLLGVMSVPLIYIRHRHPEWEYIFRIINLFQGNLLILITFYGIPFWLLGQKNKAKLAWYFPMYSSLMMGLSLHNTIAVIEGYIGRKTPFVRTPKFNVTTAKDSWDANKYVSRKLSWLTLAEGGLALYFVGGLVLAFYVNDFRMFFLHIMLMVGFGMVFIYSLVHAGRRSASVSVPVARPVAVGA, from the coding sequence ATGGAAATTACCGTCCTGCTTTTGTATGGACTGGCTTTGATGCTGTTATTCCTGTATAACTGCGGCCAGCTAAGTCTAATCATCATTTATTTACGTTCTGAGCGAAAGCGTCGGGCAGCGGTTTTGTCGGCCAGCAGTTCGGATACACTGCCACGCGTTACGATTCAGTTGCCGGTTTACAACGAACTCTACGTGATCGAGCGATTGATTGACGCGGTAGTGCAATTGAATTATCCCAAAGACAAACTCGATATTCAGGTACTGGATGATTCGACCGATGAGACCGTTCAGATCATTTCGGCTAAGGTAAATGAGTACCAGAGCCAGGGATTTGACATTGAACACGTCCGGCGTCCGGTGCGTAAGGGCTTTAAAGCGGGAGCGCTGGCATACGGACTAGAGTTTGCGAAAGGCGAGTTCATCGCGATCTTCGACGCGGACTTTGTGCCCGATCCTAATTTTTTGCTGAAAACAGTACCGCATTTCAGCGATCCTAAAGTAGCGATCGTTCAAACTCGCTGGGAGCATCTGAACGAAGACTTTTCGCTTATGACCCAGTTACAGGCGTTTGGACTGAATGCACACTTTACCATTGAACAAAGCGGACGATACGCGGCTGGTTTTCTGGCTAACTTCAATGGAACGGGGGGCGTCTGGCGGAAAGTAGCCATCGCCGATGCGGGTGGCTGGCAAAGCGATACGCTGACCGAAGATTTGGACTTAAGCTACCGGGCTCAGTTGCGCGGCTGGAAATTTGTTTACCGCGAAGACGTAGGCTCTCCGGCAGAGTTACCCGTAGCGATGAATGCGCTAAAATCGCAGCAGTACCGCTGGATGAAGGGAGCCGCTGAGTGCGCCCGTAAGCTTTTCGTCAAAGTATTGAGGTCACCGAATACGTCCTTCGCGATGAAACTTCACGCGTTTTTTCACCTCTTTAGCAGTGCAACATTTATACTCGTGCTATTACTCGGCGTTATGAGCGTGCCGCTTATTTACATACGCCATCGCCACCCGGAATGGGAGTACATATTTCGTATAATCAATCTGTTTCAAGGCAACTTGTTAATTTTGATAACGTTCTACGGAATACCGTTCTGGTTGTTGGGACAAAAAAACAAAGCGAAGCTGGCCTGGTATTTCCCCATGTACTCGTCGTTGATGATGGGCTTGTCGTTGCACAATACAATCGCCGTTATCGAAGGCTACATTGGTCGTAAGACACCGTTTGTTCGAACCCCAAAATTCAACGTGACAACGGCAAAGGACAGTTGGGATGCGAACAAGTACGTCAGTCGAAAACTCAGCTGGCTGACGCTGGCCGAGGGTGGACTTGCTCTGTATTTCGTCGGCGGTCTGGTTCTTGCCTTTTACGTCAACGATTTTCGCATGTTTTTTCTGCACATTATGTTGATGGTCGGCTTTGGCATGGTGTTCATTTATTCGCTCGTTCATGCAGGGCGTCGCTCAGCCAGCGTTTCGGTACCCGTCGCTCGTCCGGTGGCAGTAGGTGCATAA
- a CDS encoding Dabb family protein yields MFVHTVFFWLKHPENQDDHKALRAGLDSLNGIKDISAAYIGTPAETRRPVIDHSYDFSLTFVFTDKAAHDAYQVHPIHQEFVAECSHLWERVQIYDAVS; encoded by the coding sequence ATGTTCGTTCATACCGTTTTCTTCTGGCTTAAGCACCCCGAAAATCAAGACGACCACAAAGCACTCCGTGCTGGTCTCGATTCGCTCAATGGCATCAAAGACATCTCAGCGGCTTACATCGGAACGCCCGCCGAAACCCGGCGCCCGGTTATTGATCACTCGTACGACTTCTCGCTGACCTTTGTCTTTACGGACAAAGCGGCTCACGATGCTTACCAGGTGCACCCGATTCACCAGGAGTTTGTGGCCGAGTGTTCTCACCTCTGGGAGCGTGTGCAGATTTACGACGCGGTAAGTTAG
- a CDS encoding DUF4292 domain-containing protein, with protein sequence MNKYLLFALLLGVLVNSESCRRRQLSRSSGSQPTVTVSTPNSTTAVTADSSVATRPADSSATRPTTRPGIEEARSNVAEIDFRYLTAKSKISFKSPNQDIDNANINIRVRKDSVIWLSVSKLGIEAVRGMITRDSITIIDKIHKEYSVYDFPTLSKQFNFNMNFELLQALIIGNLPLPKRPAQKIKNERDYLLLRQSEGKVLVENYIGEQDRKLKKLMVTEQPTKNTLRLDYEDFTSLNNFLFPYTSLVTLDYKSRTDGQFYQTLLRIKHNKVELVDKSPGFPFTIPASYQRRP encoded by the coding sequence ATGAATAAATACCTGTTGTTTGCCCTTCTTCTAGGCGTGTTGGTAAACTCGGAAAGCTGTCGACGTCGGCAGTTGTCTCGTTCGAGTGGCTCTCAGCCGACCGTTACTGTTTCAACACCAAATTCTACCACTGCCGTAACTGCCGATTCTTCCGTTGCCACACGACCAGCCGATTCTTCGGCAACTCGACCAACAACCCGCCCAGGCATTGAAGAGGCTCGTTCGAACGTGGCCGAGATTGACTTTCGCTACCTGACGGCTAAATCAAAGATCTCATTTAAAAGCCCGAATCAGGATATCGACAACGCGAACATCAACATCAGAGTTCGTAAAGATAGCGTTATCTGGCTGTCGGTGTCAAAGCTTGGTATCGAAGCCGTGCGGGGAATGATTACCCGCGATTCGATAACCATCATCGACAAGATTCACAAGGAGTACTCCGTTTATGATTTCCCGACACTAAGCAAGCAATTCAATTTCAACATGAATTTTGAGCTATTGCAAGCGTTGATCATTGGAAACCTTCCTTTACCCAAACGGCCGGCTCAAAAAATCAAGAACGAACGGGATTACTTACTGCTGCGGCAAAGTGAGGGTAAAGTGCTGGTTGAAAATTACATTGGCGAACAGGATCGGAAACTAAAAAAACTGATGGTAACCGAACAGCCAACGAAAAATACGTTGCGGTTAGATTATGAAGATTTCACATCGCTCAATAACTTTCTGTTTCCGTATACCAGCCTCGTGACGCTTGATTATAAGTCACGTACCGACGGGCAGTTTTACCAGACGCTACTTCGCATCAAACACAACAAAGTTGAGCTGGTTGATAAAAGTCCGGGCTTCCCGTTTACGATTCCAGCCAGCTACCAACGTCGCCCCTAA
- a CDS encoding RluA family pseudouridine synthase gives MKLNFEDLIVFENDDYILINKPPHVASLDERTSDRGGQSIVRMAKAYHPDAQLGHRLDKETSGILAIAKNPDAYRHLAMQFEHREVTKRYHAVANGVHDFDGISVYLPISPIKDGTAVRIDREKGKVAETIFNTLQAYRTTTLVECMPITGRMHQIRVHLMCLKAPIVNDATYGGEPVYLSDVKRKFNLKQGTEEQPLIQRVALHAYALTFTLLDGEEKTFVAPYPKDFGVLVKQLEKFS, from the coding sequence ATGAAACTGAATTTTGAAGATCTCATCGTTTTTGAGAACGATGATTACATATTGATTAACAAGCCTCCTCACGTAGCCTCACTCGATGAACGTACGAGCGACCGGGGTGGGCAAAGCATTGTGCGGATGGCAAAAGCCTATCATCCCGATGCACAGCTTGGTCACCGGCTTGACAAGGAAACATCGGGTATTTTAGCGATTGCAAAGAATCCGGACGCTTACCGGCATCTGGCTATGCAGTTTGAGCATCGCGAGGTTACGAAACGCTATCACGCGGTTGCGAATGGCGTACACGATTTCGACGGCATTTCGGTATATCTACCGATTTCGCCCATTAAAGACGGTACAGCCGTTCGGATTGACCGCGAGAAAGGTAAAGTTGCTGAAACCATCTTTAACACCTTACAGGCTTACCGCACTACCACACTGGTCGAATGTATGCCCATTACAGGACGGATGCACCAGATTCGGGTGCACCTGATGTGCTTAAAAGCGCCCATCGTCAACGACGCTACGTATGGCGGAGAACCGGTTTATTTGTCGGACGTGAAGCGGAAGTTCAACTTAAAGCAGGGAACAGAAGAACAACCTCTTATTCAACGGGTTGCGCTTCACGCCTATGCATTAACGTTCACGCTGCTGGATGGCGAAGAAAAAACATTTGTAGCCCCCTACCCAAAAGACTTTGGGGTATTGGTTAAGCAGCTGGAAAAATTTAGTTGA
- the rpmB gene encoding 50S ribosomal protein L28: MAKVCQITGKRTRTGNNVSHANNKTKRKFFPNLQKKRFFVESTGEWVTLKVATSAIKTINKNGLEATLRKAYERGTLSV, encoded by the coding sequence ATGGCCAAAGTTTGTCAAATCACAGGAAAGCGCACGCGTACGGGAAACAACGTTTCTCACGCCAATAATAAAACCAAGCGTAAATTTTTCCCAAACCTGCAAAAGAAGCGGTTCTTCGTCGAATCAACCGGCGAGTGGGTTACGCTGAAAGTAGCTACGTCAGCTATCAAGACTATCAACAAGAACGGTCTGGAAGCAACGCTTCGCAAGGCATACGAGCGCGGTACGCTGTCCGTATAG
- a CDS encoding Ohr family peroxiredoxin, with product MDTLYTATVSNIGGREGDVKSLDGVLEMDIRRPVEMHGKGGKPNPEMLFAAAYSSCYNGALMAVAKKKKVILPEHAVEVSISLNQDGESMFLSGKIVVKAPGMEHDQLQQLAETAHAVCPYSKAVKGNMDMKIEVFV from the coding sequence ATGGATACGCTGTACACTGCCACGGTTAGTAATATCGGAGGGCGCGAAGGAGATGTTAAATCGTTGGATGGAGTGCTGGAAATGGACATCCGGCGACCTGTTGAGATGCACGGAAAAGGGGGAAAGCCCAATCCGGAAATGCTGTTTGCCGCTGCCTACAGCTCGTGTTACAATGGAGCACTGATGGCCGTCGCCAAGAAGAAAAAGGTTATTCTGCCCGAACACGCCGTTGAGGTCAGTATTTCGCTTAATCAGGACGGCGAAAGCATGTTTCTGTCGGGTAAAATTGTCGTGAAAGCGCCGGGCATGGAACACGATCAGCTTCAGCAACTGGCCGAAACGGCGCATGCTGTCTGTCCGTATTCGAAAGCCGTTAAAGGCAATATGGATATGAAAATCGAAGTGTTTGTGTAA
- a CDS encoding Rossmann-like and DUF2520 domain-containing protein, with translation MEISFIGAGNLAWHLAPALENAGHHINEVYSRQLQHSRQLISNLYDAQTHSDLNFADSPSQLFVLAVPDDALETVCSRLVLPEKAILVHTSGNQSLSVLENWMTIYSDIPVQTGVFYGLQTFTKGQPFMDFRGVPLCIEATDKETEDVLVRLGQELSDIVYIITSAERRALHVAAVFACNFTNHLLAIAHDLTTTNGLEFDLLQPIIRETIRKGLAVENPATVQTGPARRGDLTTIESHLSWLAIHPQLAEIYQLMTQSIKQQYS, from the coding sequence ATGGAAATATCCTTTATTGGCGCAGGTAATCTAGCATGGCATCTCGCTCCGGCTCTCGAAAATGCGGGCCATCACATCAACGAGGTTTACAGTCGGCAACTTCAGCACAGCCGACAACTAATCAGCAATCTCTACGACGCGCAGACGCATTCCGACCTCAACTTCGCCGATAGCCCCTCTCAACTGTTTGTTTTGGCCGTCCCCGACGACGCGCTCGAAACGGTTTGTTCCCGCTTGGTTTTGCCCGAAAAGGCCATTCTTGTTCACACATCGGGCAACCAATCCCTTAGCGTGCTGGAAAACTGGATGACCATCTACAGCGACATCCCCGTGCAAACTGGCGTCTTTTACGGCTTACAAACCTTCACCAAAGGCCAGCCGTTTATGGACTTCAGAGGAGTGCCCCTCTGCATTGAAGCAACAGATAAAGAAACGGAAGATGTACTGGTCCGATTAGGGCAGGAGCTAAGCGACATTGTGTACATTATCACATCTGCCGAACGTAGAGCCCTGCACGTTGCCGCTGTATTTGCCTGCAACTTCACGAATCACTTACTGGCTATCGCCCACGATCTGACGACGACCAACGGACTGGAATTTGATTTACTACAGCCTATCATTCGCGAAACCATTCGAAAAGGACTGGCCGTTGAAAACCCAGCTACGGTACAGACCGGGCCCGCCCGCCGAGGGGATCTGACAACGATTGAAAGTCATTTGTCGTGGTTAGCAATACATCCCCAACTAGCTGAAATCTACCAGCTGATGACCCAAAGTATTAAGCAACAGTATAGCTAA
- a CDS encoding DUF5522 domain-containing protein, with translation MSPTSQKNETPDLTDADYYYTPEGYVVFTGTYHLKRGYCCQNGCRHCPYGFKKKKQ, from the coding sequence ATGTCACCTACTTCTCAAAAGAACGAAACTCCTGACTTGACCGACGCTGATTACTACTACACGCCTGAAGGCTATGTAGTCTTTACGGGTACTTATCACCTCAAACGCGGGTATTGCTGCCAGAACGGTTGCCGTCACTGTCCGTACGGATTCAAAAAAAAGAAGCAATGA
- a CDS encoding SAM hydrolase/SAM-dependent halogenase family protein codes for MKTLYKFLVLLLLGYQQLAFAQNGIVVFQSDFGLKDGAVSAMKGVAMGVSPNLKLFDLTHEIPAYDIWEAAYRLYQTVPYYPAGTVFVSVCDPGVGTDRHSVVLLTKTGHYIVTPDNGTLTLIAEKLGIQEVREIDEAVNRLKNSNESYTFHGRDVYAYTAARLASRTITFQQVGNTVRRTVVSLPYQKADYANGVLQGNIPILDVQYGNVWTNIPKAMLEKLGVKSGDSVRVKILHQNKTIYDKAVRMVNTFGEAAVGDDVAYVNSLLNFSVAVNQGNFSDKYKVFSGADWTIVLSK; via the coding sequence ATGAAAACACTGTACAAATTCTTAGTTCTGCTTCTTCTGGGTTACCAGCAACTAGCGTTCGCCCAAAATGGCATTGTTGTTTTTCAATCTGATTTTGGCCTGAAAGACGGCGCGGTGTCGGCAATGAAGGGCGTCGCTATGGGTGTGTCACCGAACCTAAAGCTGTTTGATCTGACCCACGAGATTCCGGCTTATGACATTTGGGAAGCGGCTTATCGACTGTACCAGACCGTTCCGTACTACCCGGCAGGAACGGTGTTTGTCTCGGTCTGCGATCCCGGCGTTGGCACCGACCGCCATTCGGTTGTCCTACTGACGAAAACAGGCCATTACATCGTCACGCCCGACAACGGAACACTAACCTTGATCGCGGAGAAACTGGGTATTCAGGAGGTTCGGGAGATTGATGAGGCTGTCAACCGGCTTAAGAATTCAAACGAATCCTATACGTTTCATGGGCGCGACGTGTACGCTTACACGGCGGCTCGCCTAGCCTCCCGCACCATTACCTTTCAGCAAGTAGGAAATACCGTTCGTCGCACCGTAGTGAGCTTACCGTACCAAAAAGCTGACTACGCAAACGGCGTACTACAAGGCAATATTCCGATTTTGGATGTTCAGTACGGTAACGTCTGGACCAACATACCGAAAGCTATGCTGGAAAAACTGGGCGTTAAATCGGGCGATAGCGTACGTGTCAAGATTCTGCACCAGAACAAGACAATCTACGACAAAGCGGTTCGGATGGTCAACACCTTCGGGGAAGCGGCTGTTGGTGATGACGTCGCGTATGTTAACAGCCTGCTCAATTTTTCGGTAGCTGTCAACCAGGGGAATTTTTCGGATAAGTACAAAGTGTTCAGCGGAGCCGACTGGACAATCGTGCTTAGTAAGTAA